The proteins below are encoded in one region of Hordeum vulgare subsp. vulgare chromosome 3H, MorexV3_pseudomolecules_assembly, whole genome shotgun sequence:
- the LOC123440016 gene encoding uncharacterized protein LOC123440016, with amino-acid sequence MEERRNDSQRQEPTVARADGPPIPDDGSDDEFEFSFGSREPATGGAAADELFADGRIRPFYPVFGRAFDDAHAPGRRPLGRLFLEEARNSSVGSTSSSSSSAATDAADLDGASPDSYCLWTPGASAASSPARSPRKSGSTGSLSRWRRVSELVVGRSHSDGKDKFRFLSAPPSPAREQPKGKPRGRDSKGGTELDTVAASHRMFYGAKASPGAARRTFLPYRQDLVGLFSTPKGLSRSQHNPFGLPR; translated from the coding sequence atggaggagcggCGCAATGACAGCCAACGCCAGGAACCCACGGTCGCCAGGGCGGACGGTCCCCCGATTCCCGACGACGGGTCCGACGACGAGTTCGAGTTCTCCTTCGGGAGCCGGGAGCCTGCCACGGGCGGTGCCGCGGCCGACGAGCTCTTCGCCGACGGGCGCATCAGGCCGTTCTACCCGGTGTTCGGCCGGGCCTTCGACGACGCGCACGCGCCCGGTCGGAGGCCGCTAGGGAGGCTGTTCCTGGAGGAGGCGCGGAACTCTTCCGTCGGGTccacgtcttcctcctcctcgtcggccgCCACGGACGCCGCGGACCTCGACGGCGCCTCCCCGGACAGCTACTGCCTCTGGACGCCCGGCGCCTCGGCCGCGTCCTCGCCGGCGCGGTCGCCGCGGAAGAGCGGCTCCACGGGGTCCTTGTCGCGGTGGCGCCGCGTCAGCGAGCTCGTCGTAGGCCGCAGCCACAGCGACGGCAAGGACAAGTTCCGCTTCCTTTCCGCGCCGCCCTCACCTGCCAGGGAGCAGCCCAAGGGGAAGCCGCGAGGCCGGGACAGCAAGGGCGGCACCGAGCTCGACACGGTGGCCGCCAGCCACCGCATGTTCTACGGCGCCAAGGCCTCCCCCGGCGCGGCGCGGCGGACCTTCTTGCCGTACCGGCAGGATCTCGTGGGCCTCTTCTCCACACCCAAGGGGCTCAGCCGGAGCCAACACAACCCGTTCGGACTTCCAAGATGA